The following are from one region of the Treponema denticola genome:
- a CDS encoding 4Fe-4S dicluster domain-containing protein, with protein sequence MLNINNNTSNIKREILVRIAKLQLEGKLQEGVHYIPREMVPRNSTPIRCCIFHDREIMRHRVIARLGCSLENYDEEKTLAQFAKEALEREKPTWPMLTVLDEACNACVKSKYMITNSCQACVARPCMMNCPKTAIAISGGRARIDEEKCINCGICLKNCPYHAVIKIPVPCEESCPVGAISKDENGKERIDYHKCIFCGNCMRECPFGAMMDKGQIVDVIKHLMSGKKVSALYAPAVAAQFKAVPGQLEAALKKAGFNKVWEVAIGADITADREASEFEERMEHGHILMTTSCCPAYVRAVKKHVPALVPCISDTRSPMHYTAELAKKEDPDCVTVFIGPCLAKRREGLEDEFVDYVLSIEELGALLTAKEIDISKEEALPGKITPTSSGRGFAASGGVAEAVRVRLKKPENLRPVLINGLNKEGMKQLASYGKIQSGELPHDSSTPNLVEVMSCEGGCIGGPSVITNQKLAASQLKKYADEGLSYSREKDLM encoded by the coding sequence ATGCTTAACATAAATAATAACACATCTAATATCAAAAGAGAAATTCTTGTACGCATTGCCAAGCTCCAACTTGAAGGTAAGCTTCAAGAAGGCGTTCACTATATTCCGAGAGAAATGGTTCCGAGAAACAGTACTCCTATAAGGTGCTGTATTTTTCATGACAGGGAAATAATGAGGCATCGGGTAATTGCAAGGCTCGGCTGTTCTTTGGAAAATTATGATGAAGAAAAGACCCTGGCTCAATTTGCAAAAGAAGCTTTAGAAAGAGAAAAACCGACATGGCCCATGCTCACCGTTTTGGATGAGGCCTGTAATGCCTGCGTAAAAAGTAAATATATGATTACAAATTCTTGTCAAGCCTGTGTTGCCCGTCCCTGCATGATGAACTGTCCTAAGACCGCTATAGCGATTTCGGGAGGAAGAGCCCGTATTGATGAAGAAAAATGCATAAACTGCGGTATCTGTTTAAAAAACTGTCCCTACCATGCCGTTATAAAAATCCCCGTTCCGTGTGAAGAATCCTGTCCCGTTGGCGCTATCTCAAAAGACGAAAACGGAAAAGAAAGAATCGATTACCATAAATGTATTTTTTGCGGAAACTGTATGAGGGAATGTCCTTTTGGTGCCATGATGGATAAGGGGCAGATTGTGGATGTCATAAAACATTTAATGAGCGGAAAAAAAGTTTCCGCCCTCTATGCTCCTGCGGTTGCAGCCCAGTTTAAGGCTGTTCCGGGACAGCTTGAGGCTGCCTTAAAAAAAGCCGGTTTCAATAAGGTTTGGGAAGTAGCTATAGGTGCGGACATAACGGCTGACCGTGAAGCTTCCGAGTTTGAAGAGAGAATGGAACACGGACATATCTTAATGACTACATCCTGCTGTCCTGCCTATGTCAGGGCAGTAAAAAAACATGTTCCGGCCCTTGTTCCCTGTATCTCGGATACAAGAAGCCCGATGCACTATACGGCCGAATTGGCAAAAAAAGAAGATCCTGATTGCGTTACGGTATTTATAGGTCCCTGTCTTGCAAAGAGGCGGGAGGGCTTGGAAGATGAGTTTGTAGACTATGTTTTGTCGATAGAAGAATTGGGAGCCTTGCTGACTGCCAAAGAAATAGATATTTCCAAGGAAGAAGCCTTGCCCGGAAAAATTACGCCGACCTCTTCGGGAAGAGGCTTTGCAGCCTCAGGCGGTGTTGCCGAAGCTGTAAGAGTTCGTCTCAAAAAACCTGAAAACCTCCGGCCCGTGCTTATAAACGGCCTTAATAAAGAAGGAATGAAACAGCTTGCCTCCTATGGTAAAATTCAAAGCGGAGAGCTTCCTCATGATTCGTCCACGCCCAACCTTGTAGAAGTTATGTCATGTGAAGGCGGCTGCATAGGCGGGCCTTCGGTTATCACAAACCAAAAACTTGCTGCAAGCCAACTAAAAAAATACGCAGACGAAGGACTTTCTTATTCGAGAGAAAAAGATTTAATGTAG
- a CDS encoding TIGR01440 family protein has protein sequence MSGIDLEKIKEETIAALNELLEAASLKAGDILVLGCSTSEVSGGVIGKASNEEAGRTIVSALLSVLEPKGIFLAVQGCEHINRALVIEKEAQEKYGFEEVSVVPALHAGGAASLAAYNLFKAPVMIEHVRAHAGMDIGDTEIGMHIKFVQVPVRLKTKYIGAARLTALKSRPKLIGGERAVYEKVL, from the coding sequence ATGAGCGGAATCGATTTGGAAAAAATAAAAGAAGAAACTATAGCCGCCTTAAATGAGCTTCTTGAAGCGGCTTCTTTAAAAGCCGGAGACATACTTGTTCTAGGCTGCAGCACCAGCGAGGTTTCGGGAGGAGTAATCGGTAAGGCCTCAAATGAAGAAGCCGGAAGAACAATAGTTTCCGCCCTGCTTTCAGTCCTTGAACCGAAAGGAATCTTTTTGGCAGTTCAAGGCTGCGAACACATCAACAGAGCCCTCGTTATCGAAAAGGAAGCTCAAGAAAAATACGGCTTTGAAGAGGTGTCGGTAGTTCCTGCCCTCCACGCAGGAGGAGCAGCCTCCCTCGCCGCCTACAATCTTTTTAAGGCTCCGGTTATGATAGAACACGTAAGAGCCCATGCCGGCATGGACATAGGAGACACCGAAATCGGAATGCACATAAAATTTGTGCAAGTCCCCGTAAGGCTTAAAACCAAGTACATAGGTGCAGCGAGGCTCACAGCCCTCAAAAGCCGCCCCAAATTGATCGGCGGCGAAAGAGCCGTGTATGAAAAAGTATTATAG
- the purL gene encoding phosphoribosylformylglycinamidine synthase subunit PurL, whose protein sequence is MNIYRFCVKSKEGLHFQIPKNEELLKQAHVLGFKAVKEINTETLYFVRGNLSNEEKKVLADFLFCDELYEYSQTESFTIEDKKNIFHIETALKPGVTDSSSREALRVVKELGILGVEEITSGKAYDIQGELTQSEIEKIAKSLLCNDVIEQYKIGFVEPAWAHEHDGKNEPNTKVEIIDIASMNDEELLALSNERRAALDIYEMRAIREFYKTEKRSCTDAEFETIAQTWSEHCVHKTFKAKIEIDGTSLTEEQKKAYPDLCVNSIIKTYIKKATDDINAPWVLSSFVDNAGIIEFDEKYEVSFKAETHNHPSAIEPFGGANTGVGGVIRDVMGVSARPFAVTDVLCFGHPDTPAENVPKGTLHPKRIISGVIEGVKDYGNKMGIPTVNGGVHYHEAYASNPLVYCGCAGIAPRGKHRTKPSAGDHIISLGGKTGRDGLRGATFSSMVMDASTGDVAGSSVQIGEPIIQKKVAEILIDARDQGLYSAITDCGAGGYSSAVGEMASALGCDVDLAKIPVKYQGLAPWELWLSEAQERMVIAVPNDKLDALQKLCDANDVELTNLGRFTGDAVLRVRFGEKEIINLSCGFLHSGPPQRKLKAAPPKDGKPFIKYPKYTEPDLNEALKAVINHHAVNSKEYIVRLYDHEVQGGTILRPYDGPEGNVPQDAAVIKPMETEGKKAVAISNALNPRQGLLDPYAAAASAIDEAVRNAVAAGADPEKTAILDNFCLGDPNRPETMWALIEMARSCYDTALVFKTPFISGKDSFNNEYLSSEGKRVSIPPSLLISAMGIVPDIGKVPGSDFKKEGSAIYLVGKPQFSFGGSVFAELFGIPSGESDAVPSFKKEVAELYKKLHSNIMKGLVLSCHDLSEGGLAAALYEMCLSGIGAELNEDFHTRLGASKIASLFGETTGCLLVEVKEENRSAFEKEMEGASIYEIGKTCGKTGLKL, encoded by the coding sequence ATGAATATTTACCGATTTTGTGTTAAAAGCAAAGAAGGCTTACACTTTCAAATACCCAAAAATGAGGAGCTCTTAAAGCAGGCCCATGTTCTCGGCTTTAAAGCCGTTAAAGAAATAAATACCGAAACCCTTTATTTTGTACGCGGAAATCTTTCAAATGAAGAAAAAAAGGTACTGGCCGACTTCTTATTTTGCGATGAGCTTTATGAGTACAGCCAAACCGAAAGCTTTACAATAGAAGATAAAAAAAATATTTTCCATATCGAAACAGCTTTAAAGCCGGGAGTTACGGACTCATCTTCACGCGAGGCCTTGAGGGTGGTCAAAGAACTCGGTATTCTCGGCGTTGAAGAAATTACCAGCGGAAAAGCCTACGATATTCAGGGTGAACTAACCCAATCCGAAATAGAAAAGATTGCAAAAAGCCTTTTATGCAATGACGTTATAGAACAGTATAAAATAGGCTTTGTAGAACCTGCATGGGCTCATGAACATGACGGAAAAAATGAGCCTAATACAAAAGTTGAAATCATAGACATAGCCTCCATGAACGATGAGGAACTTTTAGCCCTCTCAAACGAAAGGCGGGCTGCCTTGGATATTTACGAGATGAGGGCTATCAGAGAATTCTACAAGACGGAAAAGCGATCTTGTACCGATGCGGAATTTGAAACCATAGCCCAAACTTGGAGCGAGCACTGCGTTCATAAAACATTTAAGGCAAAAATAGAAATTGACGGCACCTCTCTAACAGAGGAACAAAAAAAGGCCTATCCCGATCTTTGCGTAAACAGCATAATTAAAACCTATATCAAAAAGGCCACCGATGATATCAATGCTCCTTGGGTGCTTTCCTCCTTTGTGGACAATGCAGGTATTATCGAATTTGACGAAAAATATGAAGTTTCTTTTAAGGCGGAAACTCATAACCATCCTTCCGCCATTGAGCCCTTCGGAGGAGCCAATACGGGAGTCGGCGGCGTTATCAGAGATGTTATGGGCGTTTCAGCCCGTCCCTTTGCCGTAACCGACGTCCTTTGCTTCGGCCATCCCGATACTCCGGCAGAAAATGTTCCCAAGGGAACACTTCATCCTAAGCGCATAATCTCAGGCGTTATAGAAGGAGTTAAGGACTACGGAAACAAGATGGGCATTCCGACCGTAAACGGAGGCGTTCACTACCACGAGGCTTATGCTTCAAATCCTTTAGTCTACTGCGGATGTGCAGGTATCGCCCCCAGAGGAAAGCACCGCACAAAGCCCTCGGCCGGAGATCATATTATTTCTTTAGGCGGAAAAACGGGACGGGACGGCCTTAGGGGAGCTACATTTTCTTCGATGGTAATGGATGCAAGCACCGGCGATGTTGCAGGCTCATCGGTTCAAATTGGAGAACCTATAATTCAAAAAAAGGTAGCGGAAATTCTTATAGATGCCCGCGATCAAGGTCTTTATTCAGCAATTACCGACTGCGGAGCGGGAGGTTATTCTTCTGCCGTAGGCGAAATGGCTTCGGCACTCGGCTGCGATGTAGACCTCGCAAAAATCCCCGTAAAATATCAGGGCCTGGCCCCATGGGAGCTATGGCTTTCGGAGGCACAGGAAAGAATGGTTATCGCCGTTCCAAATGACAAACTCGATGCCTTACAAAAGCTCTGCGATGCCAACGATGTGGAATTGACAAACCTCGGCCGTTTTACCGGAGATGCCGTTTTAAGAGTACGCTTCGGCGAAAAGGAAATTATAAATCTTTCATGCGGCTTTTTACATTCAGGCCCGCCTCAGAGAAAACTAAAAGCGGCTCCTCCAAAAGATGGAAAACCTTTTATAAAATATCCTAAATATACGGAACCCGATCTAAATGAGGCTCTAAAGGCTGTGATAAATCATCATGCCGTAAATTCAAAAGAATACATAGTAAGACTTTACGACCATGAGGTTCAAGGCGGAACAATTCTACGCCCCTATGACGGCCCTGAAGGGAATGTGCCTCAGGATGCAGCCGTTATAAAGCCTATGGAAACGGAAGGGAAAAAAGCCGTTGCTATCTCAAATGCCTTAAATCCGAGGCAGGGGCTTTTGGATCCTTATGCAGCCGCAGCAAGTGCGATAGACGAAGCTGTCCGAAATGCCGTTGCAGCCGGAGCAGACCCCGAAAAAACAGCCATCCTCGATAATTTTTGCTTAGGAGATCCCAACCGTCCGGAAACCATGTGGGCACTGATAGAGATGGCACGCTCTTGCTATGACACTGCCCTCGTCTTTAAAACCCCTTTTATTTCGGGGAAGGACTCCTTTAATAACGAATACCTAAGCTCGGAAGGAAAAAGAGTTTCCATTCCGCCGTCACTTTTAATATCGGCGATGGGAATAGTTCCCGACATCGGAAAGGTTCCGGGCTCGGACTTTAAAAAAGAAGGTTCGGCTATTTACCTTGTAGGTAAACCTCAATTTTCTTTCGGCGGCTCGGTTTTTGCAGAACTTTTCGGCATTCCTTCAGGAGAAAGCGATGCCGTTCCTTCCTTTAAAAAAGAAGTGGCTGAGCTTTATAAAAAACTTCACTCCAATATAATGAAGGGCTTGGTGCTTTCATGCCATGACCTAAGCGAAGGAGGATTAGCTGCCGCCCTCTACGAAATGTGTTTAAGCGGAATAGGAGCCGAGTTAAACGAAGACTTCCACACAAGGCTGGGGGCTTCAAAGATTGCAAGCCTCTTTGGGGAAACCACAGGCTGTCTTCTTGTCGAAGTAAAAGAAGAAAACCGTTCGGCCTTTGAAAAAGAAATGGAAGGTGCTTCAATTTACGAGATAGGAAAAACCTGCGGAAAGACAGGATTAAAACTTTAA
- a CDS encoding TM1812 family CRISPR-associated protein, protein MKIIFTTIPMKDKIEKLKYPVEGYKDLEYENPVIFPVNAVLAKTLKKGEPVKIVQLMNDSGSSKKNAETFKTELKSLNERIGADISFFDVTEAFEENKETNENRFRKLLDYLEPDAEIITDITFGQKTLPIVLFCVLNFAEKFFNAEIKHIIYGKAEFEKGEIKKDSQRIFDLTPLYYLNSLTSAMEAPDGKSAIKTIDKFFAL, encoded by the coding sequence ATGAAAATTATTTTTACGACGATTCCTATGAAGGACAAAATCGAAAAACTGAAATATCCGGTTGAAGGATACAAGGATTTGGAATATGAAAATCCGGTAATATTCCCTGTAAATGCCGTTCTTGCAAAAACATTGAAAAAAGGAGAACCTGTTAAGATTGTTCAACTGATGAATGATTCGGGCTCAAGTAAAAAAAATGCAGAGACTTTTAAGACTGAACTTAAAAGTTTAAACGAGAGAATAGGTGCCGATATTTCTTTTTTTGATGTAACTGAGGCTTTTGAAGAAAACAAGGAAACTAACGAGAATCGGTTTAGAAAACTGCTGGACTATCTTGAACCTGATGCAGAAATAATTACCGATATAACATTCGGTCAAAAAACCTTACCGATTGTTCTTTTTTGTGTTTTAAATTTCGCAGAAAAATTTTTCAATGCCGAAATAAAGCACATCATCTATGGAAAGGCCGAATTTGAAAAAGGAGAAATTAAAAAGGACAGTCAGCGCATTTTTGATTTGACTCCTCTTTATTACTTAAATAGTTTGACATCGGCTATGGAAGCTCCTGACGGAAAATCTGCAATAAAAACAATAGATAAATTCTTTGCTTTGTAG
- a CDS encoding vWA domain-containing protein, which produces MFDVSKFTVEKARPLPVILLLDGSGSMAGEKIASLNNAVNEMIESFKSEGSMETEIQVAIITFGGNGANLVLPLTPSKNINSPQLTADGMTPMGAALSLAKNMIENKEIIPSKGYRPTVVLISDGAPNDSWEEPMNAFISSGRSSKCDRMAMAIGTSQNDPVLNKFLNDTENKVFLASDASGISQFFKMVTMSVSVRSRSQNPNQMVSMQQLAQIAGTTGLSADIKALNDFSNF; this is translated from the coding sequence ATGTTTGATGTTTCGAAATTTACGGTGGAAAAAGCCCGCCCCTTACCTGTTATTCTTTTGTTGGATGGGAGCGGAAGTATGGCAGGAGAAAAAATTGCCTCCCTAAACAATGCTGTCAATGAGATGATTGAAAGTTTTAAAAGTGAAGGTTCAATGGAAACTGAAATACAAGTTGCCATTATTACCTTTGGAGGAAATGGTGCAAATTTAGTTTTACCTCTTACTCCTTCAAAAAATATTAATAGCCCTCAGCTGACAGCAGACGGTATGACACCGATGGGGGCTGCATTGAGCTTGGCAAAGAACATGATCGAAAACAAAGAAATTATTCCGTCTAAAGGATACCGTCCGACTGTTGTGCTTATTTCGGATGGAGCCCCTAATGATTCATGGGAAGAGCCGATGAATGCCTTTATTTCTTCCGGACGATCTTCAAAATGCGACCGTATGGCTATGGCTATCGGAACGAGCCAAAATGATCCCGTTTTAAATAAATTTTTAAACGATACCGAAAACAAGGTGTTTTTGGCAAGTGATGCTTCCGGTATTTCACAGTTTTTTAAAATGGTCACAATGAGTGTAAGCGTCCGCTCACGATCACAAAATCCTAATCAGATGGTTTCAATGCAGCAGCTTGCACAAATTGCCGGAACAACGGGGCTTTCCGCCGATATAAAAGCCTTAAACGATTTTTCTAATTTTTAA
- a CDS encoding PP2C family serine/threonine-protein phosphatase, producing MKYRSKKSWGASVRGPSHVLRSMPNQDSFIIKQTKNGMIAVVADGLGSKRFSDKGSKDACKAVVKTIKEFEKSQKKNRTFPINDIFLIIQKEWSLSLKQKGYNPMHCSSTCLFVYITRKNIFTARLGDGMIFMLGKNEEDNVLITDEKDDCFANTTYCLTSYDISNKQEISIFEKNKFSSIVLCTDGVSNDIEEKKHADFIKEIRKKSLQNKRKINSLNMKTALLNWPVKGHSDDKTIVFIEV from the coding sequence ATGAAATACAGGTCTAAAAAATCATGGGGAGCTTCTGTACGAGGTCCGTCTCATGTTCTGCGAAGTATGCCTAATCAAGATAGCTTTATCATAAAGCAAACAAAAAACGGAATGATTGCGGTAGTTGCTGACGGTTTAGGAAGTAAACGCTTTTCCGATAAAGGTTCTAAGGATGCATGCAAGGCAGTTGTAAAAACTATCAAAGAATTTGAAAAATCTCAAAAGAAGAATAGAACTTTTCCTATAAACGATATTTTTTTGATTATTCAAAAAGAGTGGAGTCTGAGTTTAAAACAAAAAGGTTATAATCCAATGCATTGCAGCTCAACATGTCTGTTCGTATATATAACCCGAAAAAATATATTTACGGCTAGACTTGGTGACGGAATGATTTTTATGCTTGGCAAAAATGAAGAAGACAATGTTTTGATTACCGATGAAAAAGATGACTGTTTTGCTAATACAACATACTGTCTTACAAGTTACGATATTTCAAATAAGCAGGAGATTTCTATTTTTGAAAAAAATAAATTTTCTTCAATTGTATTATGCACTGATGGAGTTTCAAACGATATTGAAGAAAAAAAACATGCAGATTTTATAAAAGAGATAAGAAAAAAATCTTTGCAAAACAAGAGAAAAATAAATTCACTTAATATGAAAACAGCATTATTAAATTGGCCGGTAAAAGGTCATAGTGATGATAAAACAATTGTCTTTATAGAGGTTTAA
- a CDS encoding protein kinase domain-containing protein — protein MERMENNIDFPKIAEDEYHKEHVLCKKLGEGGQGFVCTTENPLIVIKFVTDLNGNLISKNKNKELFQKYREKFKRNRLLPIDTFISKPIALLNDYAGYVMQFMEDMMPLSTLEKLLDDDETTKNPPIWIVGQNYSGTLSAAQQRLLAYCQNGGLRHRLEILRNAAKVLFQLHAKGLVYCDISANNIFVTKDINFENPNVWFIDADNIFISSKDIKIGNTVFTPRFVAPEVYLRQSVCTQMSDIYAFALMVFEKLALIYPFSGEMSNSEDDWSDWDAASKTAEENFSNPMEKAYRGELDWIWKKNSSNSTKDGLPKELVLTENLYKLFNSTFTEGKKDPKARPSALLWYKALSQAKDLTIKCPVCKMSWFFTHQKKECPYCGNKLQKVLHVAENKQRNKEPIFVHELEKDKKILFTKERLSFAQVKNAERTFLSIEYSTQDNLNEIDIFFIRVNLDKEKCKIIQDNKEEIIQHQIIIPAKSFSLEIELINKKRIFDFELLEGN, from the coding sequence ATGGAAAGAATGGAAAACAACATAGATTTCCCTAAAATTGCGGAAGATGAATATCATAAAGAACATGTACTATGCAAAAAGTTAGGTGAAGGAGGACAAGGTTTTGTTTGCACAACAGAAAATCCGTTAATAGTGATTAAATTTGTTACGGATTTGAACGGTAATTTGATAAGCAAAAATAAAAATAAAGAACTTTTTCAAAAATACAGGGAAAAGTTTAAAAGAAACCGTTTATTACCAATTGATACCTTTATTTCAAAACCTATCGCATTATTAAATGACTATGCCGGTTATGTTATGCAATTTATGGAAGATATGATGCCTTTAAGTACTTTAGAAAAACTCTTAGATGATGATGAGACTACAAAAAATCCTCCGATTTGGATTGTAGGTCAGAATTATTCGGGAACACTTTCTGCAGCACAACAACGGCTTCTTGCATATTGTCAAAATGGCGGGTTACGTCATCGTCTTGAAATTTTAAGAAATGCGGCAAAGGTTTTATTTCAATTACATGCAAAAGGTTTGGTTTATTGCGATATTTCTGCAAACAATATTTTTGTTACAAAAGACATTAATTTTGAAAATCCTAATGTCTGGTTTATAGATGCAGATAATATTTTTATCTCTTCAAAAGATATAAAAATCGGTAACACTGTTTTTACTCCTCGCTTTGTTGCGCCTGAAGTATATCTTCGACAAAGTGTTTGTACACAAATGTCTGATATATATGCATTTGCATTGATGGTATTTGAAAAACTTGCTCTTATTTATCCTTTTTCAGGGGAAATGTCAAATTCGGAAGATGATTGGAGCGATTGGGATGCTGCTTCAAAAACTGCCGAAGAAAATTTTAGCAATCCAATGGAAAAAGCCTATCGCGGAGAGCTTGATTGGATTTGGAAAAAAAATTCGAGTAATTCAACTAAAGACGGCTTACCAAAAGAATTGGTTTTAACCGAAAATTTATATAAATTATTTAACTCTACCTTTACGGAAGGTAAAAAAGATCCGAAGGCTCGTCCTTCCGCTCTGTTATGGTATAAAGCGTTATCTCAAGCAAAAGACTTAACGATAAAATGTCCTGTGTGTAAAATGTCTTGGTTCTTTACACATCAAAAAAAAGAATGCCCTTATTGCGGAAATAAATTACAAAAAGTTTTGCATGTAGCAGAAAATAAGCAGAGGAACAAGGAGCCTATTTTTGTACACGAGTTAGAAAAAGATAAAAAAATTCTTTTTACAAAAGAAAGGTTAAGTTTTGCACAAGTTAAAAATGCGGAAAGGACTTTTTTATCTATTGAATACAGTACACAAGATAATTTAAATGAGATAGATATTTTTTTTATAAGAGTAAATCTTGATAAAGAAAAATGTAAAATAATACAGGATAATAAAGAAGAAATTATTCAACATCAAATAATAATACCTGCAAAATCATTTTCTCTTGAAATTGAATTAATTAATAAAAAAAGAATATTTGATTTTGAATTGTTAGAGGGAAATTAG